GTGTCGCCGACATCCGTGTGAACGGCATAGGCGAAGTCGATGGGCGTGGCGCCACGCGGCAAGGCAATCAGCATGCCCTTAGGCGTGAAGCAGAACACCTGATCCTGGAACAATTCCAGCTTGGTGTTTTCGAGAAAATCCTCGGGATTGTCGCCTTCGGCAAGTTGCTCGATGGTACGCCGCAGCCAGGCATAGGCGTTGGTTTCCTTCGAGATCGCGTGGGCAGCGCCGTTGGTCTTGCCGCCGGTGTCCTTGTAGATCGAATGCGCGGCAACGCCGTATTCGGCGATCTTGTTCATCTCGCGGGTGCGAATCTGCAGCTCGACGCGCTGGCGCGACGGCCCAACGATCGTGGTGTGGATCGAGCGGTAGTCATTCTGCTTCGGCGTCGAGATGTAGTCCTTGAAGCGTCCGGGAACCATCGACCACGTGGTGTGGATGGCGCCAAGCGCGCGATAGCAGTCTTCGACCGACTCGACGACGACGCGAAAGCCGAAAATGTCGGACAGTTGTTCGAAGGACAGCGCCTTGGCTTCCATCTTGCGAAACACCGACCACGGCTTCTTCTGGCGGCTTTTCACGCTGGCCTTGAGCGCATGCTTTTCGAACAGCGCGGACAACGCCCTCTCGATCTCGGACAACACATCCTTGTTGCGCTCGAAGATTTCGGCAAGCCGGGCGGTGACGGCGCGATAGGCTTCCGGATTGATGAAGCGGAAGGCAATCTCCTCCAGTTCCTCGCGCATGCCTTGCATGCCCATGCGCCCGGCCAGCGGCGCATAGATGTCCATCGTCTCCTCGGCGATGCGCAGGCGCTTGGCCTCCGGCATATGGTCGAGGGTACGCATATTGTGCAGGCGGTCAGCGAGCTTGACCAGAAGGACACGGACGTCTTCCGAAATCGCCAGCAAAAGCTTGCGCAGGTTTTCCGCCTGCTCGGCCTTCTTGGAGACAAGGTCGAGCTTCTTGAGCTTGGTCAGGCCCTCGACCAGCTTGCCCATTTCCGGACCGAACAATTCGTCGATCTCGGCCCGTGTCGCGGTCGTGTCTTCGATCGTGTCGTGCAGCAAGGCAACCGCGATCGTCGCCTCGTCCATATGCATTTCGGTGAGGATGGCGGCGACTTCGAGCGGATGCGAGAAATAGGGATCGCCGGAGGCCCGCTTCTGGTGGCCATGCTTCTGCATGGCGTAGACATAGGCCTTGTTGAGCAGCGCCTCGTTAACGTCGGGCTTGTAGCGCTGGACGCGCTCGACAAGCTCATACTGACGCATCATGGGCGGAATCTCACAGGGCTGAAATGAATCATGCGCCGCACTGGTGTACGGCGCATGTCATAGATAGCCACGAAACTGCCGACGCGAAAGTGTCGGCAGCCCCTGCAAGGATCAATAGTCGTCGCTTTTTTCCGGCGGGACGAGGCCTTCGATGCCGGCCAGCAGGTCTTCCTCGGTCATGCGATCGAAGGTGACATTGTCCTCGGCTTCGTCGGCATCGGTTGCCGCAACGGCGCCGCCGGTCTGGTCGGCGATCGCCTCGCCATCGGCTTCCGGCTCGTCGACTTCGACATGCTTCTGCAGCGAGTGGATCAGGTCTTCCTTGAGATCGTCGGGCGACAAGGTCTCGTCAGCGATCTCGCGGAGTGCCACGACAGGGTTCTTGTCGTTGTCGCGCGGCACGGTGATCTGCGCGCCCTGGCTGATCTGACGGGCGCGGTGACCTGCCAAAAGCACCAGTTCGAAGCGGTTGTCGACCTTGTCGATGCAATCTTCAACGGTTACGCGGGCCATGAGCTGCCCCTTTCATGCGATGGATTTGATGGAAAACAGGCGCGGTCCATAACCCGAACGCCACGAAAATACAAGCATCATGGCAACGCCACGGCCATTGCCCCGCCGACGAGTGCTCCACACGGGCGATCTCGCGCCGATCACAATTACTTGCAATGGGCCACACGCCCTTGGAATGCCACCGAACTGGCGTTATTTCGAAACGATAGACGGCTGGGCAATTTATTACGAAACCCGGTTGGTAGTCGCGGCGTTTTAAAGAAATCAGCTTTTTTCCAAAAAAGGGATATTTTCCATGTTCGATCCTCGTGAAAAAATCGCCCTTTTCATCGACGGCGCCAATCTCTACGCCACATCACGCGCACTGGGCTTCGACATCGACTATCGCAAGCTTTTGTCGAGTTTCCAGAAACGAGGATATCTGCTGCGCGCGTACTATTACACGGCGTTGGTCGAAGACCAGGAATACTCCTCGATCCGTCCACTCATCGACTGGCTCGATTACAACGGCTTCAAGGTCGTCACCAAGCCGGCCAAGGAATTCACCGACTCGACCGGCCGAAGGAAAATCAAGGGCAATATGGACATCGAACTCACCGTCGATGCGCTGGAGCTTGCCGATGTCGTTGACCACTATGTCATCTTCTCCGGCGATGGCGACTTCCGCACGCTGGTCGAGGCGCTGCAGCGGCGCGGACGCAAGGTTTCGATCGTATCCACCATGGCCTCGCAGCCACCGATGATCTCGGACGATCTGCGTCGGCAGGCCGATCATTTCATGGACCTGATGACCCTGAAGAACGAAGTTGGCCGCGATCCATCCGAGCGCCCGGTGCGCCGGCCCGAACCCGCCGAGATCGACGAGGACGATTACTGAGGGCGCCGGCTTTGCCAGTTCCCCTGTCAGGTTCGCCCGAGCCAGATCGCAACTGTCCGCTCTGCCCGCGCCTGCACGACTTCATTGCCGAGTGGCGGCAGCGCGAGCCGTCCTGGTTCAACGGACCAGTGCCGACCTTCCTGCCGACCGAGGGGGAGAAGTCGGTCCAACTGCTGATCATCGGGCTGGCGCCCGGCGTGCGCGGCGCGAACCGAACCGGCCGCCCTTTCACCGGTGACTATGCCGGTGACCTGCTCTACAGCACGCTCATTTCACATGGCTTTGCACGCGGAGAGTTCAAGGCAAGGCCGGATGACGGGCTGGAGCTTGTCGGCACCGCGATCACCAATGCGGTGCGCTGCGTGCCGCCCGAGAACAAGCCGGTCGGTGCGGAGATCTCCACATGCCGGACCTTTCTGGTGCCGACGATCGCGCGATTCCCCAATCTGCGCGCCGTGCTGGCACTGGGCTCGATCGCCCATCAATCGACCGTGCGAGCACTTGGCCAGCGCGTCGCCGCCTATCCGTTCAAGCATGGCGGGCAGCTGGAGGCAGGCGGCATCACGCTTTTTTCCAGCTACCACTGCTCGCGCTACAACACCAATACCGGTGTGCTGACCGAAGAAATGTTCGTTAGCGTTTTCGGTAAGATAAAGGCATTTCTGCAGAGCTAGATTCGAACCCTGCCAGGGGCGGCGATAGGGCGATGCCGCCGAGGCTTGGCAATAGCGCATGGGCAGGCCTTCCAGCGAAGAGCCCTGCCTAGCCACGATCCTTGAGCAGACGGCCCTTCTCGCGCGACCAGTCGCGCTGCTTTTCTGACTCGCGCTTGTCATGCAGCTTCTTGCCGCGGCCGACGGCGAGCAAGAGCTTGGCCCTGCCCTGGTCGTTGAAGTAGATCTTCAACGGCACCATCGTCATGCCTTCGCGGTCGACGCTCTGCGACAGCCTGGCCATCTCGCGCTTGTTGAGCAGGAGTTTTCTGCGCCGACGCGGCTCGTGGTTGAAGCGGTTGGCCTGCAGATATTCCGGCAGATAGGAGTTGATCAGCCAGATCTCACCGCCTTCGACCGAGGCGTAAGAGTCCTGGATGTTGGCTTGGCCCTGGCGAAGCGACTTGACCTCGGTGCCGGTCAG
The nucleotide sequence above comes from Mesorhizobium shangrilense. Encoded proteins:
- a CDS encoding RelA/SpoT family protein, producing the protein MMRQYELVERVQRYKPDVNEALLNKAYVYAMQKHGHQKRASGDPYFSHPLEVAAILTEMHMDEATIAVALLHDTIEDTTATRAEIDELFGPEMGKLVEGLTKLKKLDLVSKKAEQAENLRKLLLAISEDVRVLLVKLADRLHNMRTLDHMPEAKRLRIAEETMDIYAPLAGRMGMQGMREELEEIAFRFINPEAYRAVTARLAEIFERNKDVLSEIERALSALFEKHALKASVKSRQKKPWSVFRKMEAKALSFEQLSDIFGFRVVVESVEDCYRALGAIHTTWSMVPGRFKDYISTPKQNDYRSIHTTIVGPSRQRVELQIRTREMNKIAEYGVAAHSIYKDTGGKTNGAAHAISKETNAYAWLRRTIEQLAEGDNPEDFLENTKLELFQDQVFCFTPKGMLIALPRGATPIDFAYAVHTDVGDTCVGAKVNGRIMPLMTELKNGDEVEIIRSKAQVPPAAWESVVVTGKARSAIRRATKNAIRKQYSGLGIRILERAFERAGKTFTKESLKQVLHRLARKDIEDVLASVGRGELASTDVMKAVFPDYKDERVTTAAPKQREEGWSKIRNAAGMLFQIPGRAARKDKDQPRDGAVPIRGVRGDLPVRFAPEGAVPGDRIVGIVQPGTGITIYPIQSPALQAFDDQPERWIDVRWDIDERTKERFPARVSVTAINAPGSLADIAQVVASNDANIHTLSMVRTAPDFTEMLIDLEVWDLKHLNRLLSQLKDNSSVSDARRVNG
- the rpoZ gene encoding DNA-directed RNA polymerase subunit omega, whose translation is MARVTVEDCIDKVDNRFELVLLAGHRARQISQGAQITVPRDNDKNPVVALREIADETLSPDDLKEDLIHSLQKHVEVDEPEADGEAIADQTGGAVAATDADEAEDNVTFDRMTEEDLLAGIEGLVPPEKSDDY
- a CDS encoding NYN domain-containing protein, which translates into the protein MFDPREKIALFIDGANLYATSRALGFDIDYRKLLSSFQKRGYLLRAYYYTALVEDQEYSSIRPLIDWLDYNGFKVVTKPAKEFTDSTGRRKIKGNMDIELTVDALELADVVDHYVIFSGDGDFRTLVEALQRRGRKVSIVSTMASQPPMISDDLRRQADHFMDLMTLKNEVGRDPSERPVRRPEPAEIDEDDY
- a CDS encoding uracil-DNA glycosylase, whose amino-acid sequence is MPVPLSGSPEPDRNCPLCPRLHDFIAEWRQREPSWFNGPVPTFLPTEGEKSVQLLIIGLAPGVRGANRTGRPFTGDYAGDLLYSTLISHGFARGEFKARPDDGLELVGTAITNAVRCVPPENKPVGAEISTCRTFLVPTIARFPNLRAVLALGSIAHQSTVRALGQRVAAYPFKHGGQLEAGGITLFSSYHCSRYNTNTGVLTEEMFVSVFGKIKAFLQS
- the smpB gene encoding SsrA-binding protein SmpB; amino-acid sequence: MNQVRKADPNNKTVAENRKARFSYEVLDTIEAGLVLTGTEVKSLRQGQANIQDSYASVEGGEIWLINSYLPEYLQANRFNHEPRRRRKLLLNKREMARLSQSVDREGMTMVPLKIYFNDQGRAKLLLAVGRGKKLHDKRESEKQRDWSREKGRLLKDRG